In Aspergillus luchuensis IFO 4308 DNA, chromosome 1, nearly complete sequence, the following are encoded in one genomic region:
- a CDS encoding putative zinc knuckle domain protein (Byr3) (COG:O;~EggNog:ENOG410PPNC;~InterPro:IPR036875,IPR001878;~PFAM:PF00098;~go_function: GO:0003676 - nucleic acid binding [Evidence IEA];~go_function: GO:0008270 - zinc ion binding [Evidence IEA]), whose amino-acid sequence MSFQAGGRGCFNCGDASHQARDCPKKGTPTCYNCGGQGHVSRECTVAPKEKSCYRCGGVGHISRECQASPAEGFGGAAAGGGQECYKCGRVGHIARNCPQSGGYGGGFGGRQQTCYSCGGFGHMARDCTNGQKCYNCGEVGHVSRDCPTEAKGERVCYNCKQPGHVQAACPN is encoded by the exons ATGAGTTTCCAAGCTGGAGGTCGTGGCTGCTTCAACT GCGGTGATGCTTCCCACCAG GCCCGTGACTGTCCCAAGAAGGGCACTCCTACCTG CTACAACTGTGGTG GACAGGGACACGTCA GCCGTGAATGCACTGTAGCACCCAAGGAGAAGTCCTGCTACCGCTGCGGTGGTGTGGGCCACATCTCCCGTGAGTGCCAGGCTAGCCCCGCCGAGGGTttcggtggtgctgctgctggtggtggccaGGAGTGCTACAAGTGCGGCCGTGTCGGTCACATTGCTAGGAACTGCCCTCAGAGCGGCGGCTACGGTGGTGGCTTTGGCGGCCGTCAGCAGACTTGCTACTCTTGCGGTGGCTTCGGACACATGGCTCGCGACTGCACCAACGGACAGAAGTGCTACAACT GCGGTGAGGTCGGCCACGTCTCCCGCGACTGCCCTACGGAGGCCAAGGGTGAGCGGGTGTGCTACAACTGCAAGCAACCTGGTCACGTCCAGGCTGCTTGCCCTAACTAA